From a single Trueperaceae bacterium genomic region:
- a CDS encoding FAD:protein FMN transferase — protein sequence MSTHPRLARAAVRAGAPRARGAGGRPPLGDPAAATPAGPVTKTRQRPIERVSFHAMGTTVTIRAVGAPRLAREVRRLEGILTRFGDGVVARLNREGRLQDPPPELVAALAWAVEASRLTGGLVTPLVGRSLEWHGYATSWHEGARWIAPEGTPPAVPSVDELVVSAREIVLPPGAAIDLGGTGKTWVVERVAGRAAEIVIDAGGDVLARSAAASEVDVLGAAEVWHLRLPPGAWAVASSSLVRRAWRGGHHLIDPRTGRPAQGRWVQATVVGRSLMRAELATKLLLLGAPVPETLQVE from the coding sequence GTGAGCACGCATCCGCGGCTGGCGCGCGCCGCCGTGAGGGCGGGCGCGCCTCGCGCTCGCGGCGCGGGCGGCAGGCCGCCCCTGGGCGACCCCGCCGCGGCAACGCCCGCCGGGCCGGTCACGAAGACCCGGCAGCGCCCGATCGAGCGCGTCAGCTTCCACGCCATGGGCACCACCGTCACGATCCGCGCCGTCGGTGCGCCGCGCCTGGCGCGCGAGGTGCGCCGGCTGGAGGGCATCCTCACGCGCTTCGGCGACGGCGTGGTGGCGCGCCTGAACCGGGAGGGGCGGCTGCAGGACCCGCCGCCGGAGCTGGTGGCCGCCCTGGCCTGGGCGGTCGAGGCGAGCCGGCTGACCGGCGGCCTCGTCACGCCGCTGGTGGGCCGCTCCCTCGAGTGGCACGGCTACGCCACGAGTTGGCACGAGGGCGCGCGCTGGATCGCCCCTGAGGGGACACCCCCCGCCGTGCCGAGCGTGGACGAGCTCGTGGTTTCGGCCCGCGAGATCGTGCTGCCGCCGGGCGCGGCCATCGACCTGGGCGGCACGGGCAAGACGTGGGTGGTCGAGCGGGTGGCCGGCCGCGCCGCGGAGATCGTCATCGACGCCGGCGGCGACGTGCTCGCCCGCTCCGCCGCCGCCAGTGAGGTGGACGTGCTGGGCGCAGCCGAGGTGTGGCACCTGCGGCTACCGCCTGGCGCCTGGGCGGTAGCAAGCTCCAGTCTGGTCCGACGCGCCTGGCGGGGCGGGCACCACCTCATAGACCCGCGCACCGGACGCCCCGCCCAGGGGCGCTGGGTGCAGGCCACGGTGGTCGGGCGCTCGCTCATGCGCGCCGAGCTTGCCACCAAGCTGCTGCTCCTCGGGGCGCCCGTGCCGGAGACGCTGCAGGTCGAGC